A region of Geobacillus sp. 46C-IIa DNA encodes the following proteins:
- a CDS encoding DMT family transporter, protein MKQQTVADLSLLAVAFVWGATFVVVQNAISFLEPLSFNAVRFSLAGLSLFAWTAIVSRPLLAQLSWRVVGAGAWMGLWLFSGYAFQTVGLLYTTSSKAGFITGLSVVLVPLFSFLMLKQKPTANAAVGAVLAAFGLYWLTGGAELSFNRGDVFVFFCAISFAMHILITGQYSSRYSTLLLTMVQIFTVAVLCFIFAFWFEEATNMWNTAVLRRPEVWGALAITSLLATTAAFFIQTKVQKYTTPTRVALIFATEPVFAALTAYLWAGERLSPSALLGGIAILAGMILSELPSARLWEKRWREKRNISS, encoded by the coding sequence TTGAAGCAGCAAACCGTCGCCGATCTTAGTTTGCTGGCGGTGGCGTTCGTCTGGGGGGCGACGTTCGTCGTCGTCCAAAACGCCATTTCCTTTTTAGAGCCGTTATCGTTTAACGCCGTCCGCTTCAGTTTGGCCGGCTTGTCCTTGTTCGCATGGACGGCCATCGTTTCCCGCCCGCTGCTCGCCCAGTTATCATGGCGGGTCGTCGGCGCCGGGGCTTGGATGGGGTTGTGGTTGTTTAGCGGCTATGCGTTCCAAACGGTCGGGCTTTTGTATACAACTTCCTCGAAAGCAGGCTTTATTACCGGGCTGAGTGTCGTACTCGTGCCGCTATTTTCGTTTTTGATGCTAAAGCAAAAACCGACCGCAAATGCAGCTGTCGGAGCGGTGCTCGCCGCCTTCGGTTTATATTGGCTGACGGGCGGAGCCGAGCTGTCATTCAACCGCGGCGACGTCTTCGTCTTCTTTTGCGCCATTTCCTTTGCCATGCACATTCTCATCACCGGTCAATATTCGTCACGTTATTCGACATTGCTGTTAACGATGGTGCAAATTTTTACCGTCGCCGTCCTCTGTTTCATCTTTGCTTTTTGGTTTGAGGAGGCGACAAACATGTGGAACACGGCGGTGCTCCGCCGTCCGGAAGTGTGGGGGGCGCTCGCGATCACCTCGCTATTGGCGACGACAGCTGCCTTTTTCATCCAGACGAAGGTGCAAAAATATACGACGCCAACCCGCGTAGCGCTCATTTTCGCTACGGAGCCGGTGTTCGCTGCTCTGACCGCCTATCTTTGGGCCGGCGAGCGGCTGTCGCCGTCTGCTTTGCTCGGCGGCATCGCCATTTTGGCCGGTATGATCCTCTCTGAACTTCCAAGTGCACGCTTATGGGAGAAACGGTGGCGGGAAAAACGGAACATCTCCTCATAG
- the sspO gene encoding small acid-soluble spore protein O, whose protein sequence is MAKRKANHVIPGMNAAKAQGMGAGYNEEFSNEPLTEAQRQNNKKRKKNQ, encoded by the coding sequence ATGGCGAAACGGAAAGCGAACCACGTCATCCCCGGCATGAACGCCGCCAAAGCGCAAGGGATGGGCGCCGGCTACAACGAAGAGTTCTCGAATGAACCGCTGACAGAAGCACAGCGCCAAAACAACAAAAAACGAAAAAAGAACCAATAG
- the sspL gene encoding small, acid-soluble spore protein L has translation MAKNGGRNRGTKAPGVNPQGFGQDGTLTPDPKSKLENAAKKLNTK, from the coding sequence ATGGCGAAAAACGGCGGCCGCAATCGCGGCACGAAGGCGCCGGGCGTCAACCCGCAAGGCTTCGGCCAAGACGGAACGCTTACTCCGGACCCGAAAAGCAAGCTCGAAAACGCGGCGAAAAAGCTCAACACAAAATAA
- the acnA gene encoding aconitate hydratase AcnA — protein sequence MAKQDAFNARSSFEVNGKKYNYYRLQALEEAGIGQVSRLPYSIKVLLESVLRQVDGRVITKEHVENLAKWGTPEMKDIDVPFKPSRVILQDFTGVPAVVDLASMRKAMADLGGDPYEINPEIPVDLVIDHSVQVDRYGSDDALEYNMDLEFKRNAERYKFLKWAQKAFDNYRAVPPATGIVHQVNLEYLANVVHAVEGENGEYETFPDTLVGTDSHTTMINGIGVLGWGVGGIEAEAGMLGQPSYFPVPEVIGVRLTGKLPDGSTATDLALKVTQVLRKKGVVGKFVEFFGPGVATLPLADRATIANMAPEYGATCGFFPVDAEALDYLRLTGRDEHHIQVVEAYCKANGLFYTPDALEPTFTDVVEINLSEIETNLSGPKRPQDLIPLSKMKQSFREAVKAPQGNQGFGLTEADLEREITVTLNGEQVNMKTGAVVIAAITSCTNTSNPYVLVAAGLVAKKAVEKGLTVPKYVKTSLAPGSKVVTGYLRDSGLLPYLQQLGFNVVGYGCTTCIGNSGPLAPELEKALAESDLLVTSVLSGNRNFEGRIHPLVKGNYLASPPLVVAYALAGTVDIDLLNEPIGKGKDGNDVYFRDIWPSMEEVKDVVKRAVDPELFRKEYERVFDGNPRWNAIETTDEPLYQWDEHSTYIQNPPFFEGLSPDVRKVEPLTGLRVVGKFGDSVTTDHISPAGSIGKNTPAGQYLISKGVEPKDFNSYGSRRGNHEVMMRGTFANIRIRNQIAPGTEGGYTTYWPTGEVMSIYDACMKYKQDGTGLVVVAGKDYGMGSSRDWAAKGTFLLGIKTVIAESFERIHRSNLVLMGVLPLQFKEGENAETLGLTGKEVFEVQIDESVKPRDLVKVTATNPETGEKKEFEVIVRFDSEVEIDYYRHGGILQMVLREKLAKVKQ from the coding sequence ATGGCGAAACAGGATGCATTTAACGCCCGCTCTTCATTCGAAGTAAACGGTAAAAAATACAACTATTACCGTTTGCAAGCGCTTGAGGAAGCGGGAATCGGCCAGGTAAGCCGCCTGCCGTACTCGATCAAAGTATTGCTTGAATCGGTGCTCCGCCAAGTCGACGGCCGCGTCATTACGAAAGAGCACGTGGAGAACTTGGCGAAATGGGGAACGCCGGAAATGAAAGACATCGACGTGCCGTTTAAGCCGTCGCGCGTCATTTTGCAAGACTTCACCGGCGTGCCGGCTGTCGTTGATTTGGCGTCCATGCGCAAAGCGATGGCGGATTTGGGCGGCGATCCGTACGAAATCAACCCGGAAATTCCGGTCGATCTCGTCATCGACCACTCGGTGCAAGTTGACCGCTATGGGTCGGACGATGCGCTCGAGTACAACATGGACTTGGAATTCAAACGGAACGCTGAGCGGTACAAGTTTTTGAAATGGGCGCAAAAAGCGTTTGACAACTATCGGGCTGTTCCACCGGCGACCGGGATCGTCCACCAGGTGAACTTGGAATATTTGGCAAACGTCGTTCATGCGGTTGAAGGGGAAAACGGCGAATACGAAACGTTCCCGGATACGCTTGTCGGTACGGACTCGCATACGACAATGATCAACGGCATCGGCGTCCTCGGTTGGGGGGTCGGCGGCATTGAAGCGGAAGCGGGCATGCTTGGCCAGCCGTCATACTTCCCGGTTCCGGAAGTCATCGGCGTCCGCTTGACAGGCAAGTTGCCGGACGGTTCAACGGCGACTGACTTGGCGTTGAAAGTGACGCAAGTATTGCGGAAAAAAGGCGTTGTCGGCAAATTCGTTGAATTTTTCGGCCCAGGGGTGGCGACCTTGCCGCTGGCTGACCGGGCGACGATCGCTAACATGGCGCCGGAGTACGGGGCGACGTGCGGCTTCTTCCCGGTTGACGCCGAGGCGCTCGACTATTTGCGCTTAACCGGCCGCGATGAACACCATATCCAAGTCGTCGAGGCGTATTGCAAAGCGAACGGCTTGTTCTACACGCCGGACGCGCTGGAGCCGACGTTTACGGACGTCGTCGAAATCAACTTGTCGGAAATCGAAACGAACTTGTCCGGCCCGAAACGACCGCAAGACTTGATTCCGCTCTCGAAAATGAAGCAATCGTTCCGCGAGGCGGTGAAAGCGCCGCAAGGCAACCAAGGCTTCGGCCTGACGGAAGCGGACTTGGAGCGGGAAATTACGGTGACGTTAAACGGCGAACAAGTGAACATGAAAACAGGTGCCGTCGTCATCGCGGCGATCACAAGCTGTACGAATACATCGAACCCGTATGTCCTCGTCGCTGCCGGCTTGGTGGCGAAAAAAGCGGTGGAAAAAGGCCTCACGGTGCCGAAATACGTCAAAACGTCGCTCGCGCCGGGCTCGAAAGTCGTCACCGGCTATTTGCGCGACTCGGGCTTGCTTCCGTATCTCCAGCAGCTTGGGTTCAACGTCGTCGGTTACGGATGCACGACATGTATCGGCAACTCCGGTCCGCTCGCGCCAGAACTGGAAAAAGCGCTTGCTGAAAGCGATTTGCTTGTCACAAGCGTCCTGTCCGGCAACCGGAACTTTGAAGGCCGCATCCATCCGCTGGTGAAAGGCAACTATTTGGCATCGCCGCCGCTTGTCGTCGCCTATGCGCTCGCCGGCACGGTCGATATTGATTTGCTGAACGAGCCGATCGGCAAAGGCAAAGACGGCAACGACGTCTACTTCCGCGACATTTGGCCGTCGATGGAAGAAGTGAAAGACGTCGTCAAACGGGCGGTCGATCCGGAACTGTTCCGCAAAGAATATGAGCGCGTGTTCGACGGCAATCCGCGCTGGAACGCCATCGAAACGACGGACGAGCCGTTGTATCAATGGGACGAACACTCGACATACATCCAAAATCCGCCGTTCTTTGAAGGGCTGTCTCCGGATGTGCGCAAAGTCGAGCCGCTTACCGGCTTGCGCGTCGTCGGCAAGTTCGGCGACTCGGTCACGACCGACCATATTTCCCCGGCCGGCTCGATCGGCAAAAACACGCCGGCAGGCCAATATTTGATCTCGAAAGGCGTCGAGCCGAAAGACTTCAACTCGTACGGTTCGCGGCGCGGCAACCATGAAGTGATGATGCGCGGCACGTTTGCCAACATCCGCATCCGCAACCAAATCGCGCCGGGCACGGAAGGCGGCTACACGACGTACTGGCCGACGGGTGAAGTGATGTCGATTTATGACGCATGCATGAAATATAAACAAGACGGCACCGGGCTTGTCGTCGTCGCCGGCAAAGACTACGGCATGGGCAGCTCGCGCGACTGGGCGGCGAAAGGAACGTTCTTGCTCGGCATCAAGACGGTCATCGCCGAAAGCTTTGAGCGCATCCACCGCTCGAACCTCGTCTTGATGGGCGTCTTGCCGCTTCAATTCAAAGAAGGCGAAAACGCAGAAACGCTCGGCTTAACGGGCAAAGAAGTGTTCGAAGTCCAGATCGATGAGAGCGTCAAACCGCGCGACCTCGTCAAAGTGACGGCGACAAACCCAGAGACGGGCGAGAAAAAAGAGTTTGAAGTGATCGTCCGCTTCGACAGTGAAGTGGAAATCGATTACTATCGCCATGGCGGCATTTTGCAAATGGTGCTGCGCGAAAAACTGGCGAAAGTGAAACAATAA
- a CDS encoding divergent PAP2 family protein, translated as MNKGLKTALATIALAQFLKIPIKQLETGRWDWRLFFETGGMPSSHSAGVSALATFIALERGMRTIDFALAALFGLIVMYDAQGVRRQAGELALRLNELTEEVKKLEDDPQQDVYQKRQQQLRARLGHQPIEVVGGALLGIATGAVSHWACRRRRKG; from the coding sequence ATGAACAAAGGGTTAAAAACGGCGCTCGCAACGATCGCGCTGGCGCAGTTTTTAAAGATCCCGATCAAACAGCTTGAGACAGGCCGGTGGGATTGGCGGTTGTTTTTCGAAACAGGGGGAATGCCAAGCTCCCACTCCGCCGGCGTTTCGGCGTTGGCGACGTTTATCGCGTTAGAACGGGGGATGCGGACGATTGATTTTGCGCTCGCCGCGCTGTTCGGGTTGATCGTCATGTACGATGCGCAAGGAGTGCGGCGCCAAGCAGGCGAACTCGCCTTGCGCCTGAACGAGCTTACCGAAGAAGTCAAAAAGCTCGAAGACGATCCGCAACAGGACGTATACCAAAAACGGCAGCAACAGCTCCGCGCCCGCCTTGGCCATCAGCCGATCGAAGTCGTCGGCGGAGCACTTCTTGGGATTGCGACTGGCGCTGTTTCTCATTGGGCGTGCCGCCGCAGGCGAAAGGGCTAG